One part of the Thermococcus radiotolerans genome encodes these proteins:
- a CDS encoding DNA-directed RNA polymerase subunit A': protein MQSMKKVIGSIEFGILSPQEIRKMSAAEITVPDTYDDDGYPIEGGLMDKRLGVIDPGLRCETCGARAGDCPGHFGHVELARPIIHVGFAKTIHRVLESTCRECGRIKLTEEEIEEYTHKFEVMGDRKKAKDRLIKEIHKKAKERMVCPHCGAPQFPVKFERPTIYWELRKDEEGNEYKHRMMPSEVRDRLEKIPDKDLHLLGLHPEKARPEWMVLTVLPVPPVTMRPSITLESGIRAEDDLTHKLVDIIRINNRLKSNIEAGAPQLIIEDLWDLLQYHVTTYINNETSGIPPAKHKSGRPLKTLAQRLKGKEGRFRGNLSGKRVNFSARTVISPDPMISINEVGVPIAVAMELTVPEKVTEFNFEKLKKMVLNGPEKYPGANYVIDPEGRRIRLMENNLELIAEKLDLGWTVERHLLDGDIVLFNRQPSLHRMSIMAHRVRVMPYRTFRLNLAVCPPYNADFDGDEMNLHVPQTEEAQAEAKILMEVQNHIISPRYGGPLIAGIQDHISGGYLLTREGAYFTRSEVEQMLMFAGVDVDKLPKPDKVENGVELWSGKVIFSLLLPDDLTIWYRNKLCDEPERCEALEKLIEEKLIPDEEEVRKLAYDGFTYILNGKLLSGAIDKKAYGREDGKLLDLIVREYGVERARQFLDQVTKLAIWVITHKGFTTAIDDEDLPSEALDRIHEIIREAEERVNRLIEAYKNGELEPLPGKTLEETLESNIMAVLAEARDNAGKVAERYLGMTNHAVIMAKTGARGKMLNITQMAAMLGQQSIRGKRLYRGYRGRVLTHFKPGDLGARAKGFVTNSYKSGLTPQEYFFHAMGGREGLVDTAVRTAQSGYMQRRLINALQDLKVDYDGTVRDPTGIIVQFKYGEDGIDPMKSWGGKTVDVDRVIVKTLLKVRGKG, encoded by the coding sequence CGGGAGTATTGAGTTCGGAATCCTCTCACCCCAGGAAATCAGAAAGATGAGCGCGGCCGAGATAACCGTCCCGGACACCTACGACGATGACGGTTACCCGATAGAGGGCGGCCTCATGGACAAGAGGCTGGGTGTCATCGACCCGGGACTGCGCTGTGAGACCTGTGGAGCGCGCGCCGGAGACTGTCCCGGTCACTTCGGCCACGTCGAGCTGGCCAGGCCGATCATCCACGTCGGATTCGCCAAGACCATCCACCGCGTTCTGGAGAGCACCTGCCGCGAGTGCGGAAGGATAAAGCTCACCGAGGAGGAGATAGAGGAGTACACCCACAAGTTCGAGGTCATGGGCGACAGGAAGAAGGCCAAGGACAGGCTCATCAAGGAGATTCACAAGAAGGCCAAGGAGAGGATGGTCTGCCCGCACTGCGGTGCCCCGCAGTTCCCGGTCAAGTTCGAGAGGCCGACCATCTACTGGGAGCTCAGGAAGGACGAGGAGGGCAACGAGTACAAGCACAGGATGATGCCAAGCGAGGTCAGGGACAGGCTTGAGAAGATACCCGACAAGGACCTGCACCTCCTTGGCCTGCACCCGGAGAAGGCCAGGCCGGAGTGGATGGTCCTCACGGTTCTGCCGGTTCCGCCGGTTACCATGAGACCGTCCATCACCCTCGAGAGCGGCATTAGGGCTGAAGACGACCTCACCCACAAGCTCGTTGACATCATCCGTATCAACAACCGCCTTAAGAGCAACATCGAGGCCGGTGCGCCGCAGCTCATCATCGAGGACCTCTGGGACCTCCTCCAGTACCACGTCACCACATACATCAACAACGAGACCTCAGGCATTCCGCCGGCCAAGCACAAGAGCGGAAGGCCCCTCAAGACCCTGGCACAGAGGCTCAAGGGTAAGGAGGGACGCTTCCGTGGAAACCTCAGCGGTAAGCGTGTCAACTTCTCTGCCCGTACGGTCATCAGCCCCGACCCGATGATAAGCATCAACGAGGTCGGCGTTCCGATAGCGGTAGCTATGGAACTCACCGTTCCAGAGAAGGTCACCGAGTTCAACTTCGAGAAGCTCAAGAAGATGGTCCTCAACGGGCCCGAGAAGTATCCGGGCGCTAACTACGTTATAGACCCCGAAGGAAGGAGAATCCGCCTCATGGAGAACAACCTCGAGCTCATCGCAGAGAAGCTCGACCTGGGCTGGACGGTTGAGAGACACCTGCTGGACGGCGACATAGTCCTCTTCAACAGGCAGCCGTCCCTTCACAGGATGAGTATAATGGCCCACCGCGTTAGGGTTATGCCCTACAGAACCTTCCGCCTCAACCTCGCCGTCTGCCCGCCGTACAACGCGGACTTCGACGGTGACGAGATGAACCTCCACGTGCCGCAGACGGAGGAGGCTCAGGCCGAGGCAAAGATACTCATGGAGGTCCAGAATCACATCATCTCGCCGCGCTACGGTGGCCCGCTCATCGCAGGAATCCAGGACCACATATCCGGCGGCTACCTGCTCACGCGCGAGGGCGCCTACTTCACCCGCTCAGAGGTCGAGCAGATGCTCATGTTCGCCGGCGTTGACGTGGACAAGCTTCCGAAACCTGACAAGGTCGAGAACGGCGTCGAACTCTGGAGTGGAAAGGTCATATTCTCCCTCCTCCTGCCGGACGACCTCACAATCTGGTACCGCAACAAGCTCTGCGACGAGCCGGAGCGCTGCGAGGCTCTCGAGAAGCTTATAGAGGAGAAGCTCATCCCCGACGAGGAGGAGGTCAGAAAGCTCGCCTACGACGGCTTCACCTACATCCTCAACGGAAAGCTCCTCAGCGGTGCGATAGACAAGAAGGCCTACGGAAGGGAGGACGGAAAGCTCCTCGACCTCATAGTGAGGGAGTACGGCGTCGAGAGGGCGAGGCAGTTCCTCGACCAGGTCACCAAGCTCGCGATCTGGGTCATAACGCACAAGGGCTTCACAACCGCGATAGACGACGAGGACCTTCCGAGTGAGGCCCTCGACAGGATTCACGAGATAATACGCGAGGCTGAGGAGAGGGTTAACAGGCTCATAGAGGCGTACAAGAACGGCGAGCTCGAGCCGCTGCCGGGTAAGACCCTCGAAGAGACCCTGGAGAGCAACATAATGGCCGTTCTGGCCGAGGCGCGTGACAACGCAGGTAAGGTTGCCGAGAGGTACCTTGGTATGACCAACCACGCAGTCATAATGGCCAAGACCGGTGCGAGGGGTAAGATGCTCAACATCACCCAGATGGCGGCGATGCTCGGTCAGCAGTCCATCCGTGGAAAGAGGCTCTATCGCGGCTACCGCGGAAGGGTTCTCACGCACTTCAAACCCGGTGATTTGGGAGCCAGGGCGAAGGGATTCGTTACCAACTCCTACAAGAGCGGTCTAACCCCGCAGGAGTACTTCTTCCACGCGATGGGTGGTAGAGAGGGACTGGTCGACACGGCCGTCAGGACCGCCCAGAGCGGTTACATGCAGAGGAGGCTCATCAACGCGCTCCAGGACCTCAAGGTGGACTACGACGGAACCGTCAGAGACCCGACCGGAATCATCGTCCAGTTCAAGTACGGCGAGGACGGAATAGACCCAATGAAGAGCTGGGGAGGCAAGACCGTGGACGTTGATAGGGTGATTGTAAAAACCCTGCTCAAAGTGAGGGGGAAGGGGTGA